One part of the Amphiura filiformis chromosome 5, Afil_fr2py, whole genome shotgun sequence genome encodes these proteins:
- the LOC140152147 gene encoding S-crystallin SL11-like, whose product MTSYKLTYFNIRGRGEVVRILFKLAGVDFEDQRIEFPDEWMEYKAKTPFGRLPILEVDGKQLTESKAIMRYLAREFGFYGDTNWGRSQVDCVLDMLEDFHVDANKMFYAQAEERDRIVAEAKVRSLEILANLEKKLKENNNGDGFFVGNKITIADVLFFCETFFVPALTGDKEIIKGFPKLLALRDRVGQNQRIAAWVAQRPQTAF is encoded by the exons ATGACTTCCTATAAGTTGACATATTTCAATATTAGAGGACGTGGAGAAGTAGTGAGAATTCTCTTCAAACTTGCTGGAGTTGATTTTGAAGACCAACGGATTGAATTTCCAGATGAATGGATGGAATATAAAGCAA AAACACCCTTTGGTAGACTACCAATCCTGGAGGTTGATGGAAAGCAACTTACAGAAAGCAAAGCCATCATGAGGTACCTGGCCAGGGAATTCG GGTTTTATGGTGATACCAATTGGGGACGGTCTCAAGTGGACTgtgttttggacatgttggaagaTTTTCATGTCGATGCCAACAAAATGTTCTATGCCCAAGCAGAAGAAAGA GACAGGATTGTCGCTGAGGCCAAAGTGCGTTCGTTAGAGATTTTAGCAAACTTGGAGAAGAaattgaaagaaaataataacgGGGATGGTTTCTTCGTAGGTAACAAG ATAACTATTGCAGACGTTCTATTCTTTTGTGAAACGTTCTTTGTTCCTGCATTGACTGGCGATAAGGAAATCATAAAGGGGTTCCCTAAACTACTAGCATTACGAGATCGAGTGGGACAAAATCAGCGGATTGCTGCCTGGGTTGCTCAACGACCACAGACGGCGTTTTAA